From Enterococcus mediterraneensis:
TTACGCGAAAGGCGTATCTCCAAATACAAAAGTAATAGGGGTCGAGCCAACAGGAGCAGCATCAATGGCCGCTGCTTTTGAAGCTGGCGCACCTGTAGATTTAGCGGAGATAGAAAAATTTGTTGATGGCGCAGCTGTAAAAAAAGTCGGTCAGCTGACTTATGATATTTGTAAAAAGAACGTTGATCAGCTCTTAGCAGTTCCGGAAGGACAGGTTTGTTCAACGATTTTAGAACTTTACTCAAAACAAGCGATCGTTGCTGAACCGGCTGGCGCGCTAAGTGTCACAGCTCTTGAAGTTATCAAAGATGAAATCAAGGGAAAAACAGTTGTTTGCGTCATCAGCGGTGGGAATAATGATATTAATCGGATGGCGGAAATTGAAGAACGTTCCTTAGTGTTTGAAGGATTAAAACATTATTTTGTGATCAATTTTCCGCAGCGTCCAGGAGCTTTGCGGGAGTTTGTTACCGATATTTTAGGGGAAGGTGACGACATCACTCGATTTGAGTATACAAAAAAGGTCAATCGGGGAACCGGCCCGGTCGTTCTTGGTATCTTGTTGAAGGAACCAGAGAGCTTAGCGCCTCTTTTGGCTAGAATCGCTGACTTTGACCCGTCATTTATTGAATTGAGTCAAAATCCATCCCTATATTCGTTATTAGTATAGTAGAAAAAAGAAAAAGGTATTATTGGGTGAAAGTATAAAATAACGAAATAGATTTTCTTTTATAAAGGAGCGCGACTTATGGAAAAAATGGATTGGGCAAATCTGGGGTTTCAGTATCATAACTTACCCTATCGTTTTGTTGCACATTTCAAAGAAGGGCAATGGCAAAAAGGTACCTTGCAAGAATCAAATGAATTAACAATCGGCGAAGCTTCGACGGCGTTGCATTATGGCCAACAGTGTTTTGAAGGATTAAAAGCCTATCGACGCAAAGACGGAAAAATCCAATTATTCCGTGCAGATCAAAACGCGCAACGTTTGAATCAGAGCGCTAAACGTTTGTTGATGCCGGAAGTACCAGAGAGTATGTTTTTAGAAGCAATCAAAACTGTTGTTCGGGCCAATGAGGAGTTTGTTCCTCCATATGGCTATGGGGCTACATTGTACGTGCGGCCTTTATTGATCGGTGTGGGGAATTGTTTAGGTGTTCAGCCAGCAGAAGAATATCTCTTTATCGTCTTCTGTTCACCAGTAGGCGCCTACTTTAAAGATGGGCTGAAACCTGCTGATTTTATCGTTACGGATTTTGACCGGGCAGCACCTGTCGGGACGGGCGCAAGCAAAGTCGGCGGGAATTACGGCGGTAGTTTGTACCCCCATCTAGAAGCGGTGAAAGCTGATTTTGCGGATTGTATTTATCTTGATCCTGCTACCCATACAAAAATCGAAGAAGTAGGAGCAGCAAACTTCTTTGGGATCACTCAAGATGGAGAATTTGTTACACCGTTATCAGAGTCCATCTTACCATCCATTACGAAATATTCATTGCTTTATTTGGCAAAAGATCGCTTTGGTATGCCAACAATCGAGGGCGATGTCTATATCGATGAGCTGGATCGATTCAAAGAAGCCGGTGCATGCGGAACCGCTGCAGTCATCACACCAATCGGTGGCATTCAATATAGAGATAATCTTCATGTCTTTTACAGTCAGACCGAAGTTGGACCGACGATCCGGAAACTATATGACGAATTGGTCGGTATACAATTTGGTGATGTTGAAGCTCCTGAAGGCTGGATCCAAGAAGTATAGAAAAACGATTCATTTGATCGACTTATAAAGTGGTCAAATGAATCGTTTTTGCGTAGAAATCAAAAAGGAAGCTGTTCATTCGTGTCAGCTTTCTTTTTGATCATTTTTATGTTCAAAATAGGGGATGATCGCTTCAGTTTTTTTTCAATTCGTCCCGCAAAATTCCGTACTTCACGGAATCAAAATATTGGTTCTGCCAGAATCGTACTTTGCGGATGACACCTTCTTTTTGCATCCCAATCTTTTCGCCGACTTTTTGCATCCCAAGATTACCGGACCATGTGGTAAAACCAAGATGCGGTAAATAAGGATAGCGGTCAAATAATTCATGGCACCAAAGTTTTAACGCGGCAGAACCGATCCCATTTCCCCAATCGGCTGGATCATAAATCGTGATACCTGTCTCAAGCCATTGTTTTAACTGACCATCTTCCCAATAAGCAGTGACCATACCTACTAGCTGATTTTCAGTCATGATCAATTTCCGATGAGGATGATTCACCGAGTCTTTGCCCCAACCGGTAGAAAATTCTTGCCAGTTCAACACCGGGTCCTGAAAATACGGACCATTAAATTCCATCCATGTCAAATCAGCATTTGGACCATAACTGATTTCCCATAATGGTTTCAAATCTTCTTGCGTGATTTCTTTCAACCAGATTTTTTTCATAATTACCCCATACACGCTCTCTTTTTTCACATAGTATAGCACCACGACAGAGGCAAAGCAAAAAGAATTTGTGAGAAAAAAGCTGTTGTATGGCCGTTTTTTTAATTACATCGTATTCTTTGAAAACAAAGATATTTGCCGTTCTTTCATCCAAAATAGGTCTAAAGTCCTAGCAAAATTTACTTTACCTGTCGTAGTAGTTGGAGTATACTGATTACAACGACAGATGAAGTAATAATGGAGGAAGCAAAATGATCTCAAGTGATGGCATTCGCGGGTATAATGATGCGATTATTTTGTCAATCCTGAAAAAAAATGATTCTTACGGGTATGAGATTTCAAAAACGATCCGTGAAGTGACGGATGAAAAATACATCATCAAAGAAACGACACTTTACTCCGTTTTTGCGCGCCTGGAAAAAAATAATCTGATCAGTTCTTATCCTGGAGAGATCACACATGGTAAGAAACGGACCTACTATAAAATAACGGAACCTGGATTAGAATATTTGAAGGAAAAACAACAGGAATGGCAATCAACAAAAGCAGTTGTTGATCAGTTTATGGAGGGAAATTAAATGGATACGATTCGCAATTATTTAGAAAGTCTTTTTATCGAAGTACCGAAAACAACAGAGACTGAAAAACTAAAATCAGATTTATTAGCAAACATGGAAGATCATTATCATGAATTGATTGAAGAAGGAAAAAGCGAGCATGAAGCTATCGGAGCTGTTATCGCTACGTTCGGTTCCATTGACGAGTTGTTGGAAGAGTTGAATTTGGAAAAGGAAATGGAGTTTACGCAGCAAGAAACCAA
This genomic window contains:
- the ilvA gene encoding threonine ammonia-lyase IlvA codes for the protein MEELTYMDVEAAYQVLAPAVNKTPLQYDRYLSEKYDCQVYLKREDLQKVRSFKLRGAYYAIHQLPKSELAKGIVCASAGNHAQGVAFTCKEMDVKATIFMPTTTPNQKISQVEFFGGENVEVKLIGDTFDASASAAKNFAAEGGQTFIPPFDDYAIIAGQGTTAVEIFNEAKAKQVSVDVLLAAVGGGGLLSGVSLYAKGVSPNTKVIGVEPTGAASMAAAFEAGAPVDLAEIEKFVDGAAVKKVGQLTYDICKKNVDQLLAVPEGQVCSTILELYSKQAIVAEPAGALSVTALEVIKDEIKGKTVVCVISGGNNDINRMAEIEERSLVFEGLKHYFVINFPQRPGALREFVTDILGEGDDITRFEYTKKVNRGTGPVVLGILLKEPESLAPLLARIADFDPSFIELSQNPSLYSLLV
- a CDS encoding branched-chain amino acid aminotransferase — encoded protein: MEKMDWANLGFQYHNLPYRFVAHFKEGQWQKGTLQESNELTIGEASTALHYGQQCFEGLKAYRRKDGKIQLFRADQNAQRLNQSAKRLLMPEVPESMFLEAIKTVVRANEEFVPPYGYGATLYVRPLLIGVGNCLGVQPAEEYLFIVFCSPVGAYFKDGLKPADFIVTDFDRAAPVGTGASKVGGNYGGSLYPHLEAVKADFADCIYLDPATHTKIEEVGAANFFGITQDGEFVTPLSESILPSITKYSLLYLAKDRFGMPTIEGDVYIDELDRFKEAGACGTAAVITPIGGIQYRDNLHVFYSQTEVGPTIRKLYDELVGIQFGDVEAPEGWIQEV
- a CDS encoding GNAT family N-acetyltransferase codes for the protein MMKKIWLKEITQEDLKPLWEISYGPNADLTWMEFNGPYFQDPVLNWQEFSTGWGKDSVNHPHRKLIMTENQLVGMVTAYWEDGQLKQWLETGITIYDPADWGNGIGSAALKLWCHELFDRYPYLPHLGFTTWSGNLGMQKVGEKIGMQKEGVIRKVRFWQNQYFDSVKYGILRDELKKN
- a CDS encoding PadR family transcriptional regulator, with the translated sequence MISSDGIRGYNDAIILSILKKNDSYGYEISKTIREVTDEKYIIKETTLYSVFARLEKNNLISSYPGEITHGKKRTYYKITEPGLEYLKEKQQEWQSTKAVVDQFMEGN